Proteins encoded by one window of Dyella humicola:
- a CDS encoding class I SAM-dependent methyltransferase, whose product MTYASPTYVKETRLGFQFLRTQTWQHHVLRVAINDLKRLIGEPLPHGGTLLDVGCGQGRSFRLLRDAFQPDRLIGLDADPHSLALAHAEAQREGIEATLLAADCAQIQLPDASADIVFCHQTFHHLVEQERALAEFWRVLKPGGLLLFAESTKAYIDSWVIRWFFRHPMEVQKSADEYLAMLRGQGFEIEPRHVSLPYLWWSRSSDFGLLERWGLRAPPPPGQREETLVNVAARKPLAST is encoded by the coding sequence ATGACTTACGCCAGCCCAACGTATGTGAAAGAAACCCGTCTCGGCTTTCAGTTCCTGCGCACGCAGACCTGGCAGCATCACGTGCTGCGCGTCGCGATCAACGATTTGAAACGCCTGATCGGCGAGCCGTTGCCGCACGGCGGCACCCTGCTCGACGTCGGCTGCGGTCAGGGGCGATCATTCCGCCTGCTGCGCGACGCGTTCCAGCCTGACCGCTTGATCGGTCTGGACGCCGATCCGCACAGCCTGGCGCTGGCGCACGCGGAGGCGCAACGTGAAGGCATCGAGGCGACCCTGCTTGCCGCCGACTGCGCACAGATCCAGCTGCCTGATGCCAGCGCCGACATCGTGTTCTGTCACCAGACCTTTCACCATCTGGTGGAGCAGGAGCGCGCGCTCGCCGAGTTCTGGCGCGTGCTGAAGCCCGGCGGCCTGCTGCTGTTCGCCGAGTCGACCAAGGCGTATATCGATAGCTGGGTGATCCGCTGGTTCTTCCGCCATCCGATGGAGGTGCAGAAGAGTGCCGACGAATACCTTGCCATGTTGCGTGGACAGGGTTTCGAGATCGAGCCGCGGCATGTATCCCTGCCCTATCTGTGGTGGAGCCGCTCCAGCGATTTCGGCTTGCTGGAACGCTGGGGCCTGCGCGCGCCACCGCCGCCCGGGCAGCGCGAGGAAACCCTGGTCAACGTGGCGGCGCGCAAACCGCTCGCGAGCACATGA
- a CDS encoding acyl-CoA thioesterase codes for MRTRGVLGTDIEVQVPFFDVDSMDVVWHGHYVKYLEMARCALLDEIGHNYVQMKAAGYVWPVIDLQLRYVRAARFGQRLRVRAELIEWHNRLKLHYLLSDAQTGERVTRASTIQVAVTTAGEMQLLSPRVFTDIVERRLATLDADPLSLSTATADDAARTRHA; via the coding sequence ATGCGCACTAGAGGCGTGCTGGGCACGGACATCGAAGTGCAGGTGCCGTTCTTCGACGTCGACTCGATGGACGTGGTCTGGCATGGCCATTACGTGAAGTACCTTGAAATGGCACGCTGCGCGCTGCTTGACGAGATCGGCCACAACTACGTGCAAATGAAGGCCGCCGGCTACGTATGGCCGGTGATCGATTTGCAGCTGCGCTATGTACGCGCCGCTCGTTTCGGCCAACGGCTGCGTGTGCGCGCCGAACTGATCGAGTGGCACAACCGGCTCAAGCTGCATTATCTGTTGAGCGACGCACAGACCGGCGAGCGCGTCACGCGCGCCAGCACCATCCAGGTCGCCGTAACGACTGCGGGCGAGATGCAGCTGCTGTCACCGCGCGTCTTCACCGATATCGTCGAGCGTCGCCTGGCGACGCTTGACGCCGATCCCCTCTCCTTGTCGACGGCTACGGCCGACGACGCCGCGCGGACCCGCCACGCATGA
- a CDS encoding glycosyl transferase yields the protein MTKPLAHERHWAAQKERGSFVLMKLTAAAARHLGRRALSPLLYLIVAYFFIFSARTRQAARQYQSRLAAWSGNDHLRPRLRSVFDQHMAFAEYLLDRLDVWNGKLRLEQVELNDPDGVRTQLLASRHSGRGQILVCTHMGNQDVSRAMAELGDQVPLNVLVHNRHVDRFNRLLGEAGEQRLRLIQVSDLDTALMMDLSQRIERGEWLAIAGDRVPLHGGRCVTVDFLGHPAPFPQGPWLMAGLLRCPVNLICCLKVDGRYRIHLERFLEAPTWQRGQRDEAIRGWVQGYAERLARRCLEAPLQWFNFYPYWQTPNAQTDDAH from the coding sequence ATGACTAAACCGCTCGCGCATGAACGTCACTGGGCGGCGCAGAAGGAGCGCGGCAGCTTCGTTCTCATGAAGCTCACGGCAGCGGCCGCCAGACACCTTGGGCGACGCGCGCTGTCGCCGCTGCTCTATCTGATCGTGGCGTACTTCTTCATCTTTAGCGCTCGCACGCGCCAGGCCGCGCGGCAATACCAGTCGCGCCTGGCGGCATGGAGTGGCAACGACCACTTGCGCCCTCGCCTGCGTAGCGTGTTCGACCAGCATATGGCCTTCGCTGAGTACCTGCTGGACCGGCTGGACGTATGGAACGGCAAGCTGCGACTGGAACAGGTGGAGCTGAACGATCCCGACGGCGTGCGTACGCAATTGCTGGCGAGCCGGCATAGCGGCCGCGGCCAGATCCTGGTGTGCACGCATATGGGCAACCAGGATGTCAGCCGCGCGATGGCCGAACTCGGCGACCAGGTACCGCTTAACGTGCTGGTGCACAATCGGCATGTCGACCGCTTCAACCGCCTGCTTGGCGAAGCCGGCGAGCAGCGTTTGCGCCTGATCCAGGTCAGCGACCTCGACACCGCGCTGATGATGGATCTCTCGCAGCGCATCGAGCGGGGCGAATGGCTGGCGATCGCCGGCGATCGCGTGCCCCTGCATGGTGGACGCTGCGTCACCGTCGATTTTCTTGGACACCCCGCGCCGTTCCCGCAAGGCCCGTGGTTGATGGCCGGGCTGCTGCGCTGCCCGGTCAATCTGATTTGCTGCCTGAAGGTCGACGGGCGTTACCGCATCCACCTGGAGCGCTTCCTCGAGGCACCCACCTGGCAGCGCGGACAACGCGACGAGGCGATCCGCGGCTGGGTGCAAGGCTATGCCGAGCGGCTGGCCCGGCGCTGCCTCGAAGCGCCGCTGCAATGGTTCAACTTCTACCCCTACTGGCAGACACCGAATGCACAGACCGACGATGCGCACTAG
- a CDS encoding phosphopantetheine-binding protein gives MNALQQDIAQLIIDTLNLEHLQAADIPPEQPLFGQGLGLDSVDALELALALQNRYSIQIASDSRDARQHFATVASLAAFVEAQQVACAS, from the coding sequence ATGAATGCCTTGCAACAGGACATTGCGCAGCTGATCATCGACACGCTCAACCTTGAGCACCTGCAAGCTGCCGACATCCCGCCGGAACAACCGTTGTTCGGCCAGGGCCTGGGCCTGGATTCGGTCGACGCGCTGGAGCTGGCATTGGCGCTGCAGAATCGCTACAGCATCCAGATCGCCTCCGATTCGCGCGATGCACGCCAGCACTTCGCCACCGTGGCGAGCCTGGCGGCCTTCGTCGAGGCGCAGCAAGTCGCATGCGCAAGCTGA
- a CDS encoding lysophospholipid acyltransferase family protein, which produces MDLAADDLTFRKSDFYLWRLVATGLSFLLFGIGGLLLRLVWFPLLSVLPGGRLQHRRRVRASISRAFHWHVQFMYRSGVLTFTVEGAERLNQPGQMVIANHPSLIDVVFLISQIRDANCVVKQGLWRNPCMRGPISTAEYISNSGSPEMLEQAAEVLREGQTLIVFPEGTRTMPDQSPVFHRGAAAIALRGARVITPVFITVQPTTLTKAESWHSIPDRRFHVRLRVGADIDPATFNAQAPLPIASRRLNDHLHDLYSKELASP; this is translated from the coding sequence ATGGATCTGGCAGCCGACGACCTGACATTCCGCAAGAGCGACTTCTATCTGTGGCGGCTGGTCGCGACCGGCCTCAGCTTTCTGTTGTTCGGTATCGGCGGCCTGCTGCTGCGGCTGGTGTGGTTTCCGCTGCTCTCCGTGCTGCCGGGCGGACGGCTGCAACATCGCCGCCGCGTGCGCGCCTCGATCAGCCGCGCGTTCCATTGGCACGTGCAGTTCATGTATCGCAGCGGCGTACTTACGTTTACCGTGGAAGGCGCGGAGCGCCTGAACCAGCCCGGACAGATGGTGATCGCGAACCATCCTTCGCTGATCGATGTGGTGTTTCTGATCTCGCAGATTCGCGACGCCAATTGCGTGGTCAAGCAGGGCTTGTGGCGCAACCCGTGCATGCGCGGCCCGATCAGCACCGCCGAATACATCAGCAACAGCGGCAGCCCGGAGATGCTCGAGCAAGCTGCCGAAGTCCTGCGCGAAGGACAGACGCTGATCGTGTTCCCTGAAGGCACCCGCACCATGCCGGACCAGTCGCCGGTATTTCATCGCGGCGCGGCGGCCATCGCACTGCGCGGCGCGCGGGTGATCACACCGGTATTCATCACGGTACAGCCGACCACGCTGACCAAGGCCGAGTCCTGGCACAGCATTCCCGACCGTCGCTTCCATGTGCGCCTGCGCGTGGGCGCGGACATCGATCCGGCCACATTCAATGCCCAAGCACCGTTGCCGATAGCCTCCCGTCGACTCAACGACCATCTACACGACCTCTATTCCAAGGAGCTAGCCTCGCCATGA
- a CDS encoding beta-ketoacyl synthase chain length factor, with protein sequence MIDVRIAQWRAWAPSLETNDAWQAWTREPWTPPDQGEQPDCAFLPAMQRRRLSRMARMALAVAWPLCDDNEQLPLVFASRHGETPRTYALLGDVIDQKPLSPTQFGLSVHNAIAGQWSILRGQRGEASAIAGEADTFEHAMLEAATLLDQGAPAAIVVLAEERPPAAYAGWIDDVPFSYALALRVDKTGPDRGEPPNSRWQLRLQRNSDQGYTSAWPHALAFLRALHGPREPLQHAWKMRRWIWQPTT encoded by the coding sequence ATGATCGATGTGCGCATTGCCCAATGGCGCGCCTGGGCGCCTTCCCTCGAAACCAACGACGCCTGGCAGGCCTGGACGCGGGAACCATGGACTCCACCGGATCAGGGCGAGCAGCCCGATTGCGCTTTCCTGCCAGCGATGCAACGCCGGCGCTTGAGCCGCATGGCGCGCATGGCGCTGGCGGTCGCATGGCCGCTATGCGATGACAACGAACAGCTGCCGCTGGTCTTCGCGTCGCGCCATGGCGAAACGCCGCGCACTTATGCCTTGCTTGGCGACGTGATCGATCAGAAGCCGCTGTCGCCGACCCAGTTCGGCCTGTCCGTGCACAACGCGATTGCCGGGCAATGGTCGATCCTGCGCGGCCAGCGCGGCGAAGCCAGTGCCATCGCGGGCGAAGCGGATACCTTCGAGCACGCCATGCTCGAGGCCGCCACCTTGCTCGACCAGGGCGCACCTGCGGCCATCGTGGTGCTCGCCGAAGAACGGCCACCCGCGGCTTACGCCGGCTGGATCGACGACGTACCGTTCTCCTACGCCCTCGCCTTGCGCGTGGACAAGACAGGGCCCGATCGTGGCGAACCGCCCAACTCGCGCTGGCAGCTGCGGCTGCAACGCAATTCGGATCAGGGCTACACCAGCGCGTGGCCGCATGCGCTCGCGTTCCTGCGCGCCCTGCACGGTCCGCGCGAGCCTCTGCAACATGCATGGAAGATGAGACGATGGATCTGGCAGCCGACGACCTGA
- a CDS encoding beta-ketoacyl-[acyl-carrier-protein] synthase family protein yields MTGADGHRHPPRVVVTGMGSVSCAGTGNAALLRALQDRRSGIRFMDTLAALGMRCRVGGPVDETALDAPSRKLRRFLSATTWYAWQAMGEAIAQAQLTSSDLQSPHCGLVMGGGAAMSEHEFALDSFHKRGIAKLSPFIVPRGMSSALAAGLAYAFEIGGRSHVVSAACTSGAHAIGQAMELIQLGKQDLVICGGSEELHDTTALWFDAMGALSVNSNERPVAASRPYDANRDGIVLAAGAGVLVLESLEHARRRGATAIAELCGYGASTDAQSMVGPGAEGIARAMRQALASHASPDYINTHACSTAQGDLAEWQAIERVFRERGAAPPPMSSIKGLIGHAPGAAGALDAIAGLLMMRHHFVAAGSAIETPDPAFAAAPLIKESVPRRIRSVLSNSFGFGGSCAALLFRAAEEAYA; encoded by the coding sequence ATGACAGGCGCAGACGGACATCGCCACCCGCCGCGCGTCGTCGTGACCGGCATGGGTTCGGTGTCCTGCGCGGGCACGGGCAATGCCGCGCTGCTTCGCGCCTTGCAGGATCGGCGCAGCGGTATCCGTTTTATGGATACGCTGGCGGCGCTCGGTATGCGCTGCCGTGTCGGTGGTCCGGTAGACGAAACGGCACTGGATGCCCCATCGCGCAAGCTGCGCCGGTTTCTTTCCGCCACGACGTGGTATGCGTGGCAGGCCATGGGCGAGGCGATCGCGCAGGCGCAACTCACGTCCAGCGACCTGCAATCACCCCACTGTGGTCTGGTGATGGGCGGTGGCGCGGCGATGAGCGAGCATGAGTTCGCGCTCGACAGTTTCCACAAGCGCGGCATCGCCAAGCTGTCGCCGTTTATCGTGCCGCGCGGCATGAGCAGCGCGCTAGCGGCGGGCCTGGCCTACGCCTTCGAGATTGGCGGACGCAGCCACGTCGTCAGTGCCGCCTGCACCAGTGGTGCGCATGCCATCGGCCAGGCCATGGAGCTAATCCAGTTGGGCAAGCAGGATCTGGTTATCTGCGGCGGCAGCGAGGAATTGCACGACACCACCGCGCTGTGGTTCGACGCGATGGGTGCATTGTCAGTCAACAGCAACGAACGCCCGGTCGCGGCCTCGCGCCCTTACGACGCCAATCGCGACGGCATCGTGCTGGCCGCGGGCGCGGGCGTGCTGGTGCTCGAATCGCTGGAGCATGCGCGCCGGCGCGGCGCCACCGCGATTGCCGAACTGTGCGGCTACGGCGCCAGCACCGATGCGCAAAGCATGGTTGGCCCCGGTGCGGAAGGCATCGCGCGGGCGATGCGCCAGGCGCTCGCGTCTCACGCCAGCCCCGACTACATCAACACACATGCCTGCTCCACCGCGCAGGGCGACCTGGCCGAATGGCAGGCGATCGAGCGCGTGTTCCGCGAACGCGGTGCCGCGCCGCCACCGATGTCGTCGATCAAGGGCTTGATCGGCCACGCCCCCGGCGCGGCCGGCGCGCTGGATGCCATCGCCGGCCTGCTGATGATGCGGCACCACTTCGTCGCTGCCGGCAGCGCCATCGAAACGCCGGACCCCGCCTTCGCGGCGGCGCCGCTGATCAAGGAATCCGTCCCTCGGCGCATCCGCAGCGTCTTGTCCAACAGCTTCGGCTTCGGCGGCAGCTGCGCGGCCCTGCTGTTCCGCGCAGCTGAGGAAGCCTACGCATGA
- a CDS encoding beta-ketoacyl-ACP synthase → MKRVVVTGIGGITPLGHDWATISARLRDYRNAVRRMPEWDYFDALNGRLGCPVDDFTLPAWPRKQVRSMGRVAQLAVAASERALHDAGLHGNEAIRDGRMGVAYGSSGGSVEPIRAMGHMLATGSMQGVTATSYIQMMSHTTAVNVGVFFGLKGRIVPTSSACTSGSQAIGYGYEAIQQGKQTLMLCGGAEELSGPGAAVFDTLFATSTRNDEAALTPRPFDRARDGLVVGEGATTLVLEEYEHARARGARIYAEIVGFGCNSDGSHITQPTSETMAVAMRMSLRDAGLAPEAIGYVSAHGTATDRGDVAESHATASVLGAQVPISSMKSYVGHTLGACGALESWWAIEMMREGWFAPTINLQQPDPECAVLDYIIGEGRHIDTAYVMNNNFAFGGINTSLIFKACAA, encoded by the coding sequence ATGAAGCGCGTCGTCGTCACCGGCATCGGCGGCATCACACCGCTCGGTCATGACTGGGCCACGATCTCCGCGCGCCTGCGCGACTATCGCAATGCCGTTCGCCGCATGCCGGAATGGGACTACTTCGATGCCTTGAACGGTCGCCTCGGCTGTCCCGTCGACGATTTCACGCTGCCGGCCTGGCCGCGCAAGCAAGTGCGCTCGATGGGTCGCGTCGCACAGCTCGCCGTCGCCGCCAGCGAGCGGGCACTGCATGACGCGGGACTGCACGGCAACGAAGCGATACGCGATGGGCGCATGGGCGTGGCTTATGGCTCGTCCGGCGGCAGCGTGGAGCCGATTCGCGCCATGGGCCACATGCTGGCGACGGGATCGATGCAAGGCGTCACCGCGACCAGCTACATCCAGATGATGTCGCACACCACCGCCGTGAACGTCGGCGTGTTCTTCGGCTTGAAGGGGCGCATCGTGCCGACCTCCAGCGCCTGCACGTCCGGCAGCCAGGCCATCGGCTATGGCTACGAGGCGATCCAGCAAGGCAAGCAGACGCTGATGCTGTGCGGCGGCGCCGAGGAATTGTCCGGCCCCGGTGCGGCGGTGTTCGATACGCTGTTTGCCACCAGCACGCGCAATGACGAAGCAGCGCTGACCCCGCGTCCGTTCGACCGCGCCCGCGATGGCCTGGTCGTGGGCGAAGGCGCCACCACGCTGGTGCTTGAAGAGTACGAACATGCGCGTGCACGCGGCGCACGCATCTACGCAGAGATCGTCGGCTTCGGCTGCAATTCCGACGGCAGCCACATCACCCAGCCCACCAGCGAGACCATGGCGGTGGCGATGCGCATGTCCTTGCGCGATGCAGGGTTGGCGCCCGAGGCCATCGGCTACGTCAGCGCGCATGGCACCGCCACCGATCGCGGCGACGTGGCCGAGAGCCATGCCACCGCCAGCGTGCTCGGCGCGCAGGTGCCGATCAGCTCGATGAAGAGTTATGTCGGCCATACGCTTGGCGCCTGCGGTGCGCTGGAATCGTGGTGGGCCATCGAAATGATGCGCGAAGGCTGGTTCGCCCCCACCATCAACCTGCAGCAGCCCGACCCGGAATGCGCGGTACTGGATTACATCATCGGCGAAGGGCGTCATATCGACACTGCCTACGTGATGAACAACAACTTCGCCTTCGGCGGCATCAATACGTCGCTGATCTTCAAGGCCTGCGCCGCATGA
- a CDS encoding MMPL family transporter: MNRLTSPWRAILFGAFVLMVTGLGAWLLVGRGGSPIQTDLLALLPATERHPLAEAAVERLAHANGDRMVLLVEHADDATAKDAARELGKRLAAEPAFSAVTAELPPFDLDAAFAPYLAHRFHLLTDADREALLRPDYDPAQALARRFNQPFLAGVGVALQDDPFGWLQHWLDQQPWSRSPLTPEDNLLTAHRDDRSYVMVLAALGGSSYDDSVQRAALAALARAEQAMAQHHPGVRLLRAGAVFHAAEARAGAERDVHVVGLASTLGIAVLLLWTYRSPRPLLLAFLSTAIGVVCALTVTLLIFGQLYLLTLVFGAALLGEAVDYSIQYLCARANAGAAWQAERGVRQVRPALLLALATSLLGYALLGLMPFPALRQMACFAMVGMLAACLSVFCLLPALLVKPASKPLAPSLVCLALALQRRAGRLGRGRRGMFAALLLLLVALPGWLLLSHDDDIHLLITSPAELAKQEARIRDVTGIGNTSQFYLVHGDSAEQVLQREETLEARLQTLVQQGQLESWTGVAGMLPSMQRQQANQAALASLFASRAHIETLLLHAGLRPDAVNAYVDAWPGKPLGLSEWLAMPVSTPFRYLWMDQGNGNIGSIVLPQGQDDAGILRAAAMGLAGVELVDKPASISALFSRYREYASVWLLAALALVSAVFGWRYRGAAPRVIAPPLLGIGLTLAALGYLGQPLTLFHWMALMLVLGVGANYAVFLHEGEPHAAHLPGAAYAGVLLSAVTALLSFGLLALSSMPALQHFGITLLLGIGFTALLVPVASPVHEYVDV; the protein is encoded by the coding sequence GTGAACCGCCTCACCTCGCCGTGGCGCGCCATCCTGTTCGGCGCCTTCGTCCTGATGGTGACCGGCCTGGGCGCCTGGTTGCTGGTCGGGCGCGGCGGTTCTCCGATCCAGACCGACCTGCTGGCGCTGCTGCCGGCCACCGAGCGCCACCCGCTGGCGGAAGCAGCGGTAGAGCGCCTCGCCCATGCGAACGGCGATCGCATGGTGCTGCTGGTGGAACATGCCGACGACGCGACCGCCAAGGATGCAGCGCGCGAACTGGGCAAGCGGCTCGCCGCCGAACCTGCGTTCTCCGCGGTCACCGCCGAGCTGCCGCCGTTCGACCTTGATGCCGCTTTCGCGCCGTATCTCGCGCACCGCTTCCATCTGCTCACCGACGCCGACCGCGAAGCGCTGCTGCGTCCCGATTACGACCCGGCACAGGCGCTGGCGCGCCGGTTCAATCAACCCTTCCTCGCTGGCGTCGGCGTGGCCTTGCAGGACGATCCGTTCGGCTGGTTGCAACACTGGCTGGACCAGCAACCCTGGAGCCGCTCGCCGCTTACACCCGAGGACAATCTGCTCACCGCGCATCGCGACGATCGCAGCTATGTGATGGTGCTGGCCGCACTGGGCGGCTCCTCCTACGACGACAGCGTGCAGCGAGCGGCGCTGGCCGCGCTGGCACGGGCCGAACAGGCCATGGCGCAACACCATCCGGGCGTCCGGCTGCTGCGCGCCGGGGCCGTTTTCCATGCCGCCGAAGCGCGCGCCGGCGCCGAGCGCGATGTGCATGTCGTCGGTCTCGCCTCGACCCTGGGCATAGCCGTCCTGCTGCTGTGGACCTATCGTTCGCCGCGTCCGCTGCTGCTGGCCTTTCTCTCCACCGCCATCGGCGTGGTCTGCGCGCTTACCGTCACCTTGCTGATCTTCGGCCAGTTATATCTGCTGACCCTGGTATTCGGCGCAGCCTTGCTGGGCGAGGCGGTGGACTATTCGATCCAGTACTTGTGTGCACGCGCCAATGCCGGCGCGGCGTGGCAGGCCGAACGTGGCGTGCGCCAGGTGCGACCGGCCTTGCTGCTGGCCCTGGCCACCTCGCTGCTCGGCTATGCGCTGCTCGGCCTGATGCCGTTTCCGGCGCTGCGCCAGATGGCCTGCTTCGCCATGGTCGGCATGCTCGCGGCATGCCTCAGTGTGTTCTGTCTGCTGCCCGCTTTGCTGGTCAAGCCGGCGAGCAAGCCACTGGCACCTTCGCTGGTGTGCCTCGCACTGGCGCTGCAGCGTCGTGCCGGCCGCCTTGGTCGCGGTCGACGGGGGATGTTCGCCGCACTGCTGCTGTTGCTGGTAGCACTGCCCGGCTGGTTGCTCTTGAGCCATGACGACGATATTCATCTGTTGATTACGTCTCCCGCGGAACTCGCCAAACAGGAGGCGCGCATCCGCGACGTCACCGGTATCGGCAATACCAGCCAGTTCTATCTCGTCCACGGCGACAGCGCCGAGCAGGTACTGCAGCGCGAAGAAACGCTGGAAGCTCGCCTGCAAACGCTGGTGCAACAAGGGCAACTGGAGAGCTGGACCGGCGTGGCCGGCATGCTGCCGTCGATGCAGCGGCAACAAGCCAACCAGGCAGCGCTCGCGTCGCTGTTCGCCAGCCGTGCGCACATCGAAACGCTATTGCTTCACGCGGGCTTGCGCCCTGACGCAGTCAACGCGTACGTGGACGCCTGGCCCGGCAAACCGCTTGGCCTGTCCGAGTGGCTGGCCATGCCGGTCTCCACGCCGTTCCGCTATCTGTGGATGGACCAGGGCAACGGCAACATCGGTTCCATCGTACTGCCGCAGGGTCAGGACGATGCCGGCATCCTGCGAGCAGCCGCCATGGGTCTGGCCGGAGTGGAGTTGGTCGACAAACCCGCCAGCATCTCGGCCTTGTTCAGCCGCTATCGCGAATACGCCAGCGTCTGGCTGCTTGCGGCACTCGCGCTGGTGTCGGCTGTATTCGGCTGGCGCTATCGCGGCGCCGCGCCGCGCGTGATCGCACCGCCGCTGCTCGGCATCGGCCTGACCCTCGCTGCGCTGGGTTACCTCGGCCAGCCCTTGACCTTGTTCCACTGGATGGCGCTGATGCTGGTGCTCGGCGTGGGGGCGAACTATGCGGTGTTTCTGCACGAGGGTGAGCCGCATGCGGCGCACCTGCCCGGTGCGGCCTATGCCGGCGTGCTGCTGTCAGCCGTCACCGCCCTGCTCTCTTTTGGTCTGCTGGCCCTAAGTTCGATGCCGGCCTTGCAGCACTTCGGCATCACCTTACTGCTGGGTATCGGTTTCACCGCGCTGCTGGTGCCGGTAGCCAGCCCTGTCCACGAGTACGTAGACGTATGA
- a CDS encoding LolA family protein has translation MRRLIAALLCWFAFGLPAHAQDANLLQHVLDELGSHTSVRAAFTQSRENPALTQPQFSRGELLFVVGHGMLWQVTEPYRESIALTGARTLRIDEQGQLQSVRGGDRGVAQVSQMLQSMLSGKPDDALRQFAVEAQGTPAHWTLRFTPRQERMARVLRRIELDGDQFLQGISVELASGESTTIRFAHTRDAGPLSALEKRALDVPR, from the coding sequence GTGCGCCGCCTGATCGCCGCCCTGCTCTGCTGGTTCGCGTTCGGCCTGCCTGCGCATGCGCAGGATGCCAACCTGTTGCAGCACGTCCTCGATGAACTGGGCAGCCACACCAGCGTGCGCGCAGCGTTCACCCAGAGCCGCGAGAATCCCGCACTGACGCAACCGCAGTTCAGCCGCGGCGAGCTGCTGTTCGTGGTGGGCCACGGCATGCTGTGGCAGGTCACCGAGCCCTATCGCGAAAGTATCGCCCTCACCGGTGCACGCACACTTCGCATCGATGAACAGGGGCAACTGCAGAGCGTGCGCGGTGGTGACCGCGGCGTGGCCCAGGTGTCGCAAATGCTGCAATCCATGCTGTCCGGCAAGCCGGACGATGCCTTGCGGCAGTTCGCGGTGGAGGCGCAAGGCACGCCGGCGCACTGGACCCTGCGCTTTACGCCGCGGCAGGAGCGCATGGCACGCGTGCTGCGGCGGATCGAACTCGACGGCGACCAATTCCTGCAAGGCATCAGCGTTGAACTGGCCAGCGGCGAGAGCACCACCATCCGCTTTGCCCATACCCGCGACGCCGGCCCCCTGAGTGCGCTGGAGAAGCGTGCGCTGGATGTACCTCGGTGA
- a CDS encoding glycosyltransferase family 2 protein gives MQACNTTRNGAHAPCALIPIYNHKDTIVRTVQSLRAQGLPVVIVDDGSNDATREVLDALALGQADIQLLRLPHNQGKGRALTAGLLAARAAGFTHALQIDADGQHDVADAPRFLAESQTYPQALVCGKPIYDDSVPRARLYGRYVTHVFVWIETLSMAIQDSMCGYRLYPLDATCAEIARKPLPARMDVDTEVAVRLSWRGLPVRNLPTRVIYPENGLSHFRMWRDNLRISAMHTRLLLGMLPRAPRLLWRRVSRREAPCAA, from the coding sequence ATGCAGGCATGCAATACCACCCGCAACGGGGCGCACGCGCCCTGCGCGCTGATCCCGATCTATAACCACAAAGACACGATCGTGCGTACCGTGCAGTCGCTGCGCGCGCAGGGCTTGCCTGTAGTGATCGTGGACGACGGCAGCAATGACGCCACGCGTGAGGTGCTGGACGCGCTGGCGCTCGGCCAGGCGGACATTCAGTTGCTGCGCTTGCCGCACAACCAGGGCAAGGGACGTGCACTCACCGCCGGCCTGCTGGCCGCGCGCGCGGCAGGCTTCACCCACGCCTTGCAGATCGATGCGGATGGCCAGCATGACGTGGCCGATGCGCCCCGCTTCCTCGCCGAAAGCCAGACCTATCCGCAGGCGCTGGTCTGTGGCAAGCCGATCTATGACGACAGCGTGCCGCGCGCACGCCTCTACGGCCGCTATGTGACCCACGTGTTCGTGTGGATCGAGACGTTGTCGATGGCGATCCAGGATTCCATGTGCGGCTACCGTCTTTATCCCCTCGACGCCACCTGCGCCGAAATTGCGCGCAAGCCGTTGCCAGCGCGCATGGATGTCGACACTGAGGTCGCGGTGCGCCTGAGCTGGCGTGGCCTGCCGGTGCGCAACCTGCCTACGCGGGTGATCTACCCGGAGAACGGGCTTTCGCATTTCCGCATGTGGCGCGACAACCTGCGCATCTCGGCCATGCATACGCGCCTGTTGCTGGGCATGCTGCCACGCGCGCCGCGGCTGTTATGGCGCCGAGTGAGCCGGCGGGAGGCGCCGTGCGCCGCCTGA
- a CDS encoding acyl carrier protein gives MSTTMASGVSDEDILDRLRQVLHDTFEIEPARVTPATHLFTDLELDSIDAVDLAIQVQDMTGTRIKPEDFKSVRTVSDVVATVKALLDR, from the coding sequence ATGAGCACGACCATGGCAAGCGGCGTCAGCGACGAGGACATCCTGGACCGGCTTCGGCAGGTGCTGCACGACACCTTCGAGATCGAACCGGCCCGGGTCACGCCGGCGACGCACCTCTTCACCGACCTCGAACTGGACAGCATCGACGCCGTCGATCTGGCCATCCAGGTGCAAGACATGACCGGCACGCGCATCAAGCCCGAGGATTTCAAGAGCGTGCGCACGGTGAGCGACGTGGTGGCAACGGTCAAAGCCCTGCTCGACCGCTGA